The genome window TTGAATAAATGTTATAATTACTCAACTTTTATTTGCCTGTCTATAATTCCGATTAATTTAGTAGAAAGTAAATCTATAAAAACTGTAAGAGTAATAATACTATAAACAATTAAATTAAGGAGAAATGTTATGCCATTAGTTCCTATGAGACAAATACTTGATGAAGCAGCCAAAGGTGGCTACGGTGTAGGTGCTTTCAATGTAAATAATATGGAGCAAATCCAAGCGATTATGCAGGCTGCAAATGATACCAACAGTCCTGTAATAATACAGGCAAGTCGAGGTGCATTGAAGTATAGTAAGATGATTTACTTGAAGAAATTAATGGAAGCAGCGGTAGAGGAATATCCACATATACCCGTTGCACTGCATTTAGACCATGGAAACAGTGTAGAAACTTGTAAGCAAGCCATAGAACTCGGATTTACTTCCGTAATGATAGATGGTTCGTTGAAAGAGGATGGGAAAACACCGAATACATACGAAGGTAATCTTGAAGTTACATTGAAGGTTATTGAATTAGCCCATCCGTTAGGTGTAACAGTAGAAGCAGAATTAGGTTGTCTTGGTGGAATTGAAGATGGTCATGGGGCAGGTTTATCCGATAAAGATGTAGAATCTCATTTAACAGACCCTGCACAAGCAGAAGAATTTGTAAAACAAACAGGTGTAGATGCTCTTGCTGTTGCTATTGGAACAAGCCATGGTGCCTATAAATCATCAAGAAAAGACCCCGTTACAGGGGAAGTATTACCACCGAAATTAGCTATGGAGCGTATCATTGAAATTCATAAAAGAATGCCAAATTGCCACATGGTAATGCATGGTTCCAGTTCTGTACCGCAAGAATTAGTAGATATTATTAATAAATATGGTGGCAAAATGCCGGGGACAAAAGGTATCCCATTAGAAGAAATTAAAAAAGGTATTGAAAATGGTGTTCGCAAGGTAAATGTTGATACGGATAGTCGTTTGGCAATAACGGGTGCTATTCGTAAGGTATTTTGGGAACAACCGGAAAAATTTGACCCCAGAGATTACTTAAGACCGGCTCGTGAAGCAGCATATCAAGTATATGTAGAAAGAATGAAAGCCTTTGGTCAGGCTGGACATGCAGGTGACTATAAACCGTTAACACTGGACGATATGA of Candidatus Hydrogenedens sp. contains these proteins:
- a CDS encoding ketose-bisphosphate aldolase, translated to MPLVPMRQILDEAAKGGYGVGAFNVNNMEQIQAIMQAANDTNSPVIIQASRGALKYSKMIYLKKLMEAAVEEYPHIPVALHLDHGNSVETCKQAIELGFTSVMIDGSLKEDGKTPNTYEGNLEVTLKVIELAHPLGVTVEAELGCLGGIEDGHGAGLSDKDVESHLTDPAQAEEFVKQTGVDALAVAIGTSHGAYKSSRKDPVTGEVLPPKLAMERIIEIHKRMPNCHMVMHGSSSVPQELVDIINKYGGKMPGTKGIPLEEIKKGIENGVRKVNVDTDSRLAITGAIRKVFWEQPEKFDPRDYLRPAREAAYQVYVERMKAFGQAGHAGDYKPLTLDDMKSYYKK